A stretch of the Lytechinus variegatus isolate NC3 chromosome 5, Lvar_3.0, whole genome shotgun sequence genome encodes the following:
- the LOC121415482 gene encoding G-protein coupled receptor 54-like, producing the protein MACSKRLCLYDGIIVEIVSVTVQATCVTLTAMSVDRYILIVHAVKSRTTRTTNKAVFINVSIWLVSFLVHLPVAIYQTYKVEANVCIMPMGPDNANEKYYYLFSFISMYLLPLIIILVCYANILLMVWRKSSAGTESAAAHERSIRQKRKITRMVFIVVLLFAVCWLPIQCILLWNNFHSKLAQSMNPITLGSLHFFSLCLSYANSCVNPFIYAFTTASFKKHFKRVFAFCVEPEESTDEKPTGNSGYRKAGKYLNEYSSVNTCDTKL; encoded by the exons GTTACCGTCCAAGCTACCTGTGTTACCCTTACTGCTATGTCTGTTGATCGATACATATTAATCGTTCATGCAGTCAAATCACGTACTACGAGAACTACTAACAAGGCTGTGTTTATCAACGTTTCCATATGGCTCG TTTCGTTCCTCGTCCACCTTCCTGTTGCGATATACCAAACGTACAAAGTCGAGGCCAACGTGTGCATCATGCCCATGGGTCCTGACAACGCCAACGAGAAGTACTACTATCTCTTTTCCTTCATCTCCATGTACCTGCTACCGCTCATCATAATCCTCGTCTGCTACGCTAACATCCTTCTCATGGTATGGAGGAAGTCCAGTGCTGGAACGGAGAGTGCAGCTGCTCACGAAAGGTCCATACGACAGAAGCGCAAGATTACCCGTATGGTGTTCATCGTCGTACTGCTCTTTGCAGTCTGCTGGTTGCCCATACAATGTATTTTGCTTTGGAACAACTTTCACTCCAAACTCGCCCAGTCCATGAATCCCATAACCTTGGGCAGTCTGCACTTCTTCTCACTCTGTCTCAGCTACGCAAATTCATGCGTAAATCCATTTATATATGCGTTTACCACGGCAAGTTTCAAGAAACACTTCAAGCGGGTATTTGCATTCTGTGTGGAGCCAGAGGAGAGTACAGACGAGAAGCCGACCGGAAACTCCGGCTATAGAAAAGCAGGCAAGTACCTTAATGAGTACTCATCTGTCAACACCTGTGATACTAAATTGTga